Genomic segment of Eleutherodactylus coqui strain aEleCoq1 chromosome 1, aEleCoq1.hap1, whole genome shotgun sequence:
AGCAGCTGAAGTCTTGACAATATTCTACCATTATGTAGGATATAACATCTTATTAGGGCTCACAGATACATTCATCCTCTGACCTGAGGttgtagggtgcattcacacgaagcTGGTTTGCTTTgcaaatctgtaccaaaatccgcaTCACGATCTACAACATttggtgcaaatctgcagcagatttccccGTTCCTGCTGAATTCAAATTGGACGGGtaaaatttgctgtggatttgcaccaaatggtgtagattttggcaatgattttggtgcagattttttcagcTGCAGTAAATCAGCTACATATGAAGCCACTGCTATGTTACCAATACACAGGGGTGACAGCCATTTGCCAAGGATGTAGGCGATCAATCCAATAAGGCTGGCATACAACATATGATGTTCAAACCCAATCTTGGCAATAATTTGGCCATGTAGGAAGTGATCATGAAACCCTCTGATGAACCAAAGGACACAATTTAGAAGAGATCTTGGTGGATCACATCACATCTGCCATATGCTCACCATTCTCTTTCCTCCAACATATAACAGAGCTAAAGATGGAGAGAGGTCTAACTACTTGTTTGTGATATGGAGGAAAGTAAGCCTTTGGTTTGGCCTTAGGAGCAAATTACCTCCCTAGATGCTAAGTGAAATTCTTAAGAATATTAATATATTGCAAAATTGCTGCCTTCACTGTAAGTGATTggtgtatttaaaggggtattacggTTATGCAAAGTTGTTGTCAAATCAATGCTAATTGAAAGATATTAAAGTTTGCAGTGTGGTTCTCCTTTTGGATTTTGGTTCTGTAGCTCTAAAAACTATCAGCTTCTCCTGGTACTTCACAGGTGTTTATtcacaggcaggggcgtaactatagaggatgcaggggatgcgattgcaccccggcccaggagccttaggcggcccataaggcctctcttctccatataggaagtccagtactatgaataaagcattatagttgggggcctcgtaccaggttttgcattggggcccagcagcttcaagttacgcctctgttcacAGGTTGCCTATGGATACGGCCTGTAGGCATTCAGCGCTACAGTAGGAACGACCAGGAATGGCTTTTTTTTGGGACTGGATTACTGATCAATAGCAAAACAGCGCTTAGCAGGGGCGCACAGGAAGGAAGTATAGAGCAGGAAATTGTGTGAAATGTAGTTTCAAGTTGCATGTTAACAGGGATGTAGAAGCCATCTTGGAAAAAAGTGATGCGGGAAAACAAGAATCTCTCAATCCAAGAATCTATAACAAGGCCCCTATTTACCATTTGCAATCCGGTAAAAGGTCTACTGGACCCACTGCTACCTCGGCATCCTCCAAAGCTACAGAGACCCActgtgacagattcccttcaaaGCAAATGGCCACCCAAACTATTATTATGGCTTCTTTCAGATTCATTTCCTATTTTAACCCTTAATGatcattacatttattttttattttttttagctcgAAAATGGTTAATTGCACCTTCTCAATGTGTGATTGTCTGAATGATTGTCTTTCCGTATTAAATAGAAACACATTATTTTCTCCTTATTTTATACACTTCAAATGAAGACAAAATAATTATCCCCATACCTGCTATACCAGAATATACTAAACCTGCTCTCTGCCGAAGACGTGTGGCGTAGTTCAGCAGCGAGCAAGTTATTGGCTCAGGCAATATAAAGTAATGCATttcccctcccccaaaaaataaaataaaaagcatatgcacaactgttaaaaaaaaacaaaaaaaacttttgtcaCCATCATGCATTTTACAATAATGTAATCCAACGTCGTAAGTAGTCTGTAAGCCCTGTAAAATGCATTGTGTCCCACAGAGTCCGTTTCCACGTGGCGCGTAGTCAGCTGCCTATGGCTCATCTTAAACAGTCACTGCCGGGTACATCATCTGTTCGGGGTTACTGTGAGGGTACGGTGATTGCATTTGTCTATATCCACCTTGGAGTCCATCTAAAAAAGGTGGCACTGTGGTCATGGGGACAGAGTCATGAGGTACAGCATATCCCACAAACTGAGGGTGAAGATATTGTCCTTGGTGCGGGACCATTTGGGTCGCTTGTTGACAGTTTAACACTGAATAATTGGTGGGCATGTTAACGTACACATTATTCATGGCTCCTTCTGGTAGACAGCAGTTGGTTTGTGATCTAGTCGGAGGAGCTCTTGCCCCTGAGTTGGCGCTGGAGCTGGAGCTGGTGGCTGTGCTGGACTGCCGAGAAGAAGAGCCACGTGAGGTACTGGCACTTGATATCATGGGGATGGTTTCCATAAGGCGATTATTTCCTGGAGCTCTGCTCTGCTGGGGTTCCTGCTTCGGTCTTAGGCAACGACAACAGCAAATAGCAACAAAAGACCCCAAGATGATAAACGCAACAAATACCGATCCAACAATCAGGAATGGCACGTAGATGGGAACTGGAAGAAAAACACAACAAATTTAGAATGAAGAAGCTAAACTAAGGTAGGTATTTACATAATGTtttcctattaaaggggttttctgagattgaaaaaaaaggatggaGCAGGTGAAGgtggaaaattaagaaaaaaagccatactcacctgtccaatgGCCTCCACTATCCAACACCGCTGCTCTGTTCTCCACCAGTACAATTCGGAAAGCGGACATGACCACTCATCAATTACAGTAGTAGCCGCAGCAGTAAGGTGCTATTCATGTACCAGTGACCacagaggccagtgattggtgagTGATGAACAGCAGGTGACCACTATAGACACTTCTGGAATTTGACCAGTGGGGAACAAAGTAGCGGTACTGGACAGCAAGGTtattggacaggtgagtatagctcTTTTCTTTATTTTGCACCTTTCTGCACCTTTAatctctgaaaacccctttaaagaggtttacCAGAATTAACGTTTATCACCAATCCAtattaggtgataaaagtctgatcagtgagggtctcactgctgagacccccaccaatctcaagaaagAGGGGGGCCCATATCCTCGTCATCACTGCAGGAAAACTTCTCCcacccatagtgacatcacattgaatggagAGATGGCTGCACATACAcggccaccgctccattcattttaatcctGCTGATGGGAATAGCGAGTCCCACCGAAAATGAATGATGGGGTAAAGTGCATGTGCGGCCATCACTCCATTTAATTTCTTCCTTGCTTTGGGGGTTGCAGtgagcccgcagtgaggaggaagggATAGGGGTAGATAATAAAAGTTAACTCTGGTACAAAACCTTTAAATAAGATAACATATaagtgtgattggtggaggttctATGACTGGGACTTAAACTTGGCGACCACTTGGGCACTGGGCACAGCAATTCATTTTTATGGTTGCCCCAATAGTCAGACCACAATAGTAACACTTCTATCTAGCTGATATGTCATAAAAGTATTTGTTGGGAAACCCCCCATGAGAAGTTTTACAAAAGTAAGACAAAGTCTCCAAACAGATATATCAAATCTTAATAGTGAATCGATGACAGAGTCTGGTTTAGAAATAGAAGTCAGCGTCATGCGTAGACCTGCCAAATAAATAAGCGGAGGACAGATCATGTTGTACATGGTCTCTGTTTATGGGACACAGTAGACCTCCTTTACTTCAAGGTAACTTAACCCAACGACCGGACTATAGTATTATTCCACTACGCAATCTTCAGACAAGGAACACTATCCTCCCCAACaggacccaagcactgcacataTGCCACttatcatgtatatatatatatatatatatatatatatatatatatatatatatatatatatatatatatatatatatatataatttgtgtatgcCTGGCTGCACTACATAAGCAACTGGAGATAAATCATTACATACAGAAATAATGAACTAATCACTGACTGTAAATCCATATAATCACATGTTTCTCATCATTAATAGGAGCAAGGGTGTAGCTCCAGTATAAAGggtgcagaggtcacacaaaaGGCCCCGCTGCCATATAAGaagataccagtattataaatggcgcaTGGTAGGTATACCTCTAGTATTAGTTGTCCCATCCACTGTACATGGAGAATTTCACTTAAGCCCTCAGTGGCCATCAAAACGCCTTTTGGGGTGGTtattaatgggctttaaacctgcttatacatctttttaaggcgttGACTTGGCTGACCACCGACAGCCAAACTCCTGCTAGAACTGCCAGGAACAGAAAACCCTCAGATCCTAgtagcttaaccccttacatgccacaaaggGGGCTCTTTATTTCACCCATCTGCACCCTGCAGTgtgatcacaaggtaccaatggatTCCCATGGCAGCAGGAAGCcttacaaaggcctccatgtttgcCATGTAACTCGGCCTCTTAGGCCCCGCCAGAATCTAATAGGTAGCTgttataggcttagtagaatgcactacataagtaatgcagtgtactatcctgacGATCGCACAGTCACATttttcaagtcccctataggagctaaaaaatagcatcaaaaaagttcaatagtgtttagtttaaagaaaaaagatccagtaTAAAAATACCTATTTTTCCTCATAAAACCTgttttaaatagataaaataccaattcaattttaaaaaaacaacacataataGATAGTAACGCATTCACaacgacccagacaatgaaaatatttaattttatttgcatggtgaacaccatgtcaatttttcttttgttcccCTCCcagaaaatgtaacaaaaagcaatcaaaaagtcatatatacctcaaaatagtaccattaaaaactacaactcttcccacaaaaacaagcccccacagagctccgttgccagaaaaataaaaatgttatggatcttAGAATTCAGTGATGCAGCTTCAattatttttcattaaaaatgtatttttgttatgcaaaagtagtaaaaagtaataaataaaaatctgcataaacttggtatcgcagtaatcaagctgatccagataagaaaattgTCAAGTTATTTTTACAGAATAGTGAAAGCTCTAACaacaaaccccaaaacaatggcagaatttcaggACGTTTTTTTCTGTCACTCCCAAAAACTGTGATAAGAGTTATTCATCATTACATGTACCCaagaatagtgccattaaaatatacaactcatcccccccaaaacaagccctcatttgcAATGCGATGATGAAAATTGTTTGGTCCTGAAGGCACAAattaggctggtcactaaggggttaatagtctcTCATTGCCATATTTAGGTTGAGAACTTCTAAGAAGTTTCCAAAGGACAAAATGAACTGCCAAGTTATTTATGACATGGAGAACCTTCTGTGCATGTATAATCTCCACACTAAAGCATCTATAACAGGGTTTCCCAAACTCCCATCTTCACGACTCCCAACAGGTCAGGTACATACAAACCATCTGGAAAGTGGGTTCCAGCTCTAAATGGTTTCACACCCTTGTTTTAGGCAGGAGTCTGTCCAGGACTCGCTAACAAATTGCACTACTGGTAAACAAAAGGGGGGAATTTGACCCAAGAGTTCTAGATAGAAGGTGGAGGGGGCAGATGATCAAGGCCCTTCTGTCTTGGGTGGTGAAGCTCCTCACCATAAGGGGTGCCCAGTTTGATCCTTGCTATGGGTCCCTCTCATCTATGTATGTCACACAGGTAGAATCTGATGGCAGTTTAATGTTATGGTATCCAATTAAAATTCTGTGAAATTAGGCACCTGGACGCCTTttatgagtgatacaatattatatgttataatcacttatgacttcagaagagtcggtgatccggggattattccaattgccagattgcagtcaggaaggaaatttttttctcttaaatagggataattggcttctactacgttgtttttttttagtcttcCTCTGGGTcaatggggggtaataggctgaactggttggacatatgtctcatactatgttactaatcaTCCATTGACAAATTCATCCATTACCAAAAGTATAATAGAAAAAGTTGAAGATCCCGTGTTTTGGGACCACTCCTGTCTTTGGCTTTCTGATCAAATATTGCCAAGTGGAAATGGCCTTAGGTTTCCTTCATAAACACAGTTTTGTGGTTTTTGTACCATGAAAGCCAACATCTTTTTAAATAGTACATGTGGTTTTAATGCGATGGTTTAGTGTACAGTCGGGGTGCATTGTCCTCCTTACCATGTATATCATAATCAATAGAATACCACAGTCTAAATTTTCAACAATTAATAATTAAAAGTCTATCAATTATATTGTCACTGGAAATCAAGTAACAGATAGGGGGATGTAAGGCCAAAGGGACATTTAGGAGCTGAGGCCAAGTTGGATGCAGGCGCTAAATGGTTAGTTTTCCCTCTATTTCGAGGATGCTTGTGTAGCCCACCTATGTGGAGAGCTCATTACAGGGTCGGCTAAGGAATCCTTGAGCACTTTTCGGAACATTTGTCTGGAGAATCAGGTGGCTTGGTGACAGCACTGGGTTGGCTGTCAGGAAGATCTGGAGCCCATAAGAAGAGGAGAAGCGGGACCCCTGCATCCCAATGTTGATTGAAGACCACAGGGCtccccatctcccccccccccccccccccaaagtaggCTACAGTCATGGAGTTAGTTTAAGCAGGTTGTCGACAGCTTCACGTGGGTGGACATTGTTTAAATAGTTTTATTCCATTTTGGACTTGGTAGACTTGAGTTTGcatgactaagggctccttcacatgggcgtatttgcacgcttagttgtgcacgcaaaatctggatgcgcaatacacagagaatagacccattgatttcaacaggttcattctcatttcctttttataggacatgctctatgcttctgcacatttgcgcaccaaaggttccctagtagagatgagcgtacgtgctcgtttagagcaattactcgatcgagcaccgctttcttcgagtaactgcctaatcgggcgaaaagattcggggggcgccgggggtgagcggggggttgtggtggggagtggggggtggggggtgggagagagagctcccccctgttatcCCCCGCTCCATTctgccgcccccccggcgccccccgaatcttttcgcccgagtaggtagttactcgaaaaaagtgatgctcgatcgagtaattgtcctaaacgagcacgttcgctcatctctattccctagtAGTCTATGGGAAATGCGCAAAGTGCAGCGGGATAGGCAATACGCTGCACAAGTCTGtgaaaagaagaacacatctggagctcattaggttATATAGACTTAAATGAGGAGGTGATCGTTTGCCATGTGCAAATTAACATGCCCTGCAAGCGCAAAAAGTACGGTACAAAATGTCAAAAAACCCTCacatagcgcaaatacattgtgctgacgcatacgcctgtgtgaatgagccctaaggatccatttacaccaaacgatataTTGTTTGAATAAgagaacgatgtcagagttcgctcgggcagcctgtttataccggcagatacattgttagttcgttcaaacaagaaatcgttcaatCGTTCTCATTaactgtataagggcttatttacacaaactAGAAagtcatgcgagttttgtgcgatgcgcacacaaatatgaaatccatttttTAAATGGATTTATTTACATGAGCCAATAAAAATCGCACCATGTTCTATTATTGGGCATTCCTGACGGACGATTTGCCCGTTGTTTCCTATCTGaacttgggggggaaaaaaaatcacaaggcatTGTGATTTTGAAGTCATTTAGTGAAgtctatgggaaacacttgcaatgtGTGTGAAGATCGCAATATCACAAAAGTGTATTTTTAATCAAAAAGGCATTGCGGTAAAAATTGTATTTCAATATTCGTGTGTCATGACGCATAGGACCCCATGTTTTCACTTCTGTACAAATGTGTAAACAGCTGCTGGACAGCTCATGTGAGACCACAACTCCTAGCATGCTcggattgttttcaatggtttcagttaaggcccatttacacgtaacggttATCGCTCGAACTTCATTCAAACAttcaaatttgagtgataatttaGTGTGAATGCGagaaaaattgctcacttgtttGTTAAAAACCTCGTTAGCACTCGCTGGCTTCTCATTTTGTGTAAATGCACCCCGATTAGCGTTTCCCATAGGAGATGAAGCTCTAAGCAAGAAGTGTACAAGAAGCCTGTGAGCCGGTGGTAAGTCTTTCAGTTCttgaatgctctgcacgagtgctgacgaccTAAGCGGTAATGTCAGCGCTCGTACAATCGTTTAAAAGACTGTCTGCCCGTGCAAAAGGGCCATTGCTCAAAAGCCACAGATATCAGATGAGGATAAGCATATTTGTTGAGTTGTAAGTGAAAATTCTACTATGAGGCACATTAAAAATTCTAGTACATAGTAGACTACAGCTGTATTGCCTAGTGCTGCCAggccatgctgggagttgtagttttacaacaTCCTAGGAGTCACAGGCACAGGCTATGGCCATTGACTGCAGTGCAGGAGAGAAGGTCTGGCCATCTTCACTCCTTAATGTCATCTGACAGCAGCGGGATTTATTCTATCAAATTAGTCAGGCATCTGCTTCTCTCTGCATATGGAATAAGGAGCTATATACTGATATTTAATATCACACCATGCATTTTAATGCCTCTAATACTCAGTTTGGGATGTGCATAGAATAACAGGATTACACTAAAATCACTTTCAGAATTCTCTATTTTCCAGCCAATTTCTGAGGAAGCGTACATGACCAGAAGATTTACATTAGgagatgatggatggatggttAGGCGGCGACcaacagaattgtatttaacagggaaaaatgcaaaatcctacatctggacaagaaaaatgaaaataaaacacatacagaatgggaggaattgagctaagcagcagcgcatgtgaagaagacttgggtatactaatagatcatagactgaacatgagtcaacaatgtgatgcagcagccaaaaaggcaaacacatttctgggatgtattaagagaagaatagagtctagatcacgtgaggtaattatccccctctactcttccttagtcagacctcatgtggaatactatgtccagttctgggcaccccaatttaataaAGACAT
This window contains:
- the SHISA2 gene encoding protein shisa-2 homolog, producing MWAEASPLALLTAASFLLAAARGSGEYCHGWTDAQDVWRDGFQCPERFDGDDSTICCGTCVLRYCCNSAEARLDQGLCNNDRQQGAPEHGRTDKDSPDSAAVPIYVPFLIVGSVFVAFIILGSFVAICCCRCLRPKQEPQQSRAPGNNRLMETIPMISSASTSRGSSSRQSSTATSSSSSANSGARAPPTRSQTNCCLPEGAMNNVYVNMPTNYSVLNCQQATQMVPHQGQYLHPQFVGYAVPHDSVPMTTVPPFLDGLQGGYRQMQSPYPHSNPEQMMYPAVTV